Proteins found in one Synechococcus sp. LA31 genomic segment:
- the fusA gene encoding elongation factor G, whose translation MARAYPLERVRNIGIAAHIDAGKTTTTERILFYSGVVHKIGEVHDGAAVTDWMAQERERGITITAAAISTSWKDHRINIIDTPGHVDFTIEVERSMRVLDGVIAVFCAVGGVQPQSETVWRQADRYSVPRMVFVNKMDRTGADFLKVHGQIKDRLKAKAAPIQLPIGAEGELSGIVDLVKNRAFIYKDELGKDIEETEIPASMADEAAEWRAYLMEAVAETDEALIEKFLEEGELSEEELRKGIREGVLKHGLVPMLCGSAFKNKGVQLLLDAVVDYLPAPVDVPPIQGLLPNGEEAVRPADDSAPFSALAFKVMADPFGKLTFVRIYSGVLQKGSYVLNSTKDKKERISRLIVLKADDREEVDALRAGDLGAVLGLKDTTTGDTLCVDTDPIVLESLYIPEPVISVAVEPKTKGDMEKLSKALQSLSEEDPTFRVRTDPETSQTVIAGMGELHLEILVDRMLREFKVEANIGAPQVSYRETIRGSAKGEGKFARQTGGKGQYGHVVIEMEPGEPGSGFEFVNKIVGGIVPKEYIGPAEAGMKETCQSGVIAGFPMIDVKVTMVDGSYHDVDSSEMAFKIAGSMAFKDGVKKCNPVLLEPMMKVEVEVPEDYLGSVIGDLSSRRGQVEGQSIDDGQSKVQAKVPLAEMFGYATQLRSMTQGRGIFSMEFSHYEEIPRNVAEAIISKNQGNS comes from the coding sequence GTGGCTCGCGCCTATCCCCTAGAACGCGTACGAAATATTGGTATCGCGGCACACATCGATGCCGGTAAGACCACAACAACCGAACGGATCTTGTTCTATTCGGGTGTTGTGCACAAGATCGGCGAGGTGCATGACGGCGCCGCCGTGACCGACTGGATGGCACAGGAGCGCGAGCGCGGCATCACCATTACCGCTGCGGCGATTTCCACCAGCTGGAAAGACCACCGTATCAACATCATTGATACTCCAGGCCACGTGGACTTCACCATTGAGGTGGAGCGTTCCATGCGGGTGCTCGATGGTGTGATCGCCGTGTTCTGCGCGGTGGGTGGTGTGCAGCCTCAGTCGGAGACGGTGTGGCGCCAAGCGGATCGCTACAGCGTTCCCCGCATGGTGTTCGTCAACAAGATGGACCGCACCGGCGCTGACTTCCTCAAGGTGCATGGGCAGATTAAAGATCGCCTCAAGGCCAAGGCCGCTCCCATCCAGCTGCCGATCGGTGCGGAAGGCGAACTCAGCGGCATCGTCGATCTGGTGAAGAACCGCGCCTTCATCTACAAAGATGAGCTCGGCAAAGACATCGAGGAGACCGAAATCCCGGCCTCCATGGCCGATGAGGCTGCCGAATGGCGCGCCTATCTAATGGAGGCTGTCGCCGAAACTGATGAAGCCCTCATCGAAAAGTTCCTGGAAGAAGGTGAACTCAGCGAAGAGGAACTGCGTAAAGGCATCCGCGAAGGCGTGCTGAAGCATGGCCTGGTTCCCATGCTCTGTGGTTCCGCCTTCAAAAACAAAGGTGTTCAGCTGCTGCTGGATGCCGTGGTCGATTACCTTCCCGCTCCCGTGGATGTGCCCCCGATCCAGGGCCTACTACCCAATGGCGAGGAAGCTGTGCGTCCCGCCGACGACAGCGCACCCTTCAGCGCCCTGGCGTTCAAGGTGATGGCCGATCCCTTCGGCAAGCTCACCTTTGTTCGCATCTACTCCGGTGTCCTGCAGAAGGGCAGCTATGTCCTCAACTCCACCAAGGACAAGAAGGAGCGCATCTCTCGGCTGATCGTGCTTAAGGCTGACGACCGTGAGGAAGTTGACGCACTGCGCGCCGGCGACCTCGGCGCCGTGCTTGGCCTGAAGGACACCACCACAGGCGACACCCTGTGCGTGGATACCGACCCGATCGTCCTGGAGTCGCTCTACATCCCCGAACCTGTGATCTCGGTGGCTGTTGAGCCCAAGACCAAAGGCGACATGGAGAAGCTGTCCAAGGCCCTTCAGTCACTGTCAGAGGAAGATCCCACCTTCCGGGTTCGCACGGATCCTGAAACCAGCCAAACCGTGATCGCCGGCATGGGCGAACTCCACCTGGAAATCCTGGTGGACCGGATGCTGCGCGAATTCAAGGTGGAGGCCAACATTGGTGCTCCTCAGGTGTCGTATCGCGAAACCATCCGCGGCAGCGCCAAAGGTGAAGGCAAGTTTGCACGCCAAACCGGCGGCAAGGGCCAGTACGGCCACGTGGTGATCGAAATGGAGCCCGGCGAACCTGGCTCCGGGTTCGAGTTCGTCAACAAAATTGTTGGCGGTATTGTGCCCAAGGAGTACATCGGTCCGGCCGAAGCCGGCATGAAGGAAACCTGCCAGTCCGGCGTGATTGCAGGGTTCCCGATGATCGATGTGAAAGTCACCATGGTCGACGGGTCTTACCATGATGTGGACTCGTCGGAGATGGCGTTCAAGATCGCTGGCTCCATGGCCTTCAAGGACGGCGTCAAGAAGTGCAATCCTGTACTCCTTGAGCCGATGATGAAGGTTGAGGTGGAGGTGCCCGAGGACTACCTCGGTTCCGTCATCGGCGACCTCTCCTCCCGTCGCGGCCAGGTTGAAGGGCAGTCCATCGACGATGGTCAGTCCAAGGTCCAGGCCAAGGTGCCTCTGGCCGAGATGTTCGGCTACGCCACCCAGCTCCGATCCATGACCCAGGGTCGGGGTATTTTCTCGATGGAATTCAGCCATTACGAGGAAATTCCTCGCAATGTGGCAGAAGCCATCATCTCCAAGAATCAGGGCAATTCCTGA
- the tuf gene encoding elongation factor Tu, producing the protein MAREKFERNKPHVNIGTIGHVDHGKTTLTAAITNVLAKKGQAKAQAYDQIDGAPEERERGITINTAHVEYETDGRHYAHVDCPGHADYVKNMITGAAQMDGAILVCAATDGPMAQTKEHILLAKQVGVPALVVALNKCDMVDDEEILELVELEIRELLSSYDFPGDDIPVIKVSGLKALEGDAEWEAKITELMEAVDSGIPEPEREIDKPFLMAVEDVFSITGRGTVATGRIERGKVKVGETVQIVGIKDTRETTVTGVEMFRKLLDEGMAGDNVGLLLRGVQKEDIERGMVLVKPNSIKPHTKFEGEVYVLKKEEGGRHTPFFAGYRPQFYIRTTDVTGQITAFTADDGSNVEMVMPGDRIKMTGELICPVAIEQGMRFAIREGGRTIGAGVVSKIIE; encoded by the coding sequence ATGGCTCGCGAGAAGTTCGAAAGGAATAAGCCCCACGTCAACATCGGCACAATCGGCCACGTTGACCACGGCAAAACCACCCTCACTGCCGCCATCACCAACGTGCTGGCCAAGAAGGGTCAGGCAAAAGCCCAGGCTTACGACCAGATCGACGGTGCTCCCGAAGAGCGTGAGCGCGGTATCACCATCAACACCGCCCACGTTGAATACGAGACCGACGGTCGTCACTACGCCCACGTGGACTGCCCCGGCCACGCGGACTATGTGAAGAACATGATCACCGGTGCGGCCCAGATGGATGGCGCCATCCTGGTGTGCGCAGCCACTGACGGCCCGATGGCTCAAACCAAGGAGCACATCCTGCTGGCCAAGCAGGTGGGCGTGCCGGCTCTGGTGGTTGCACTGAACAAGTGCGACATGGTGGACGACGAGGAAATCCTCGAGCTGGTCGAACTGGAGATTCGTGAGCTGCTGAGCAGCTACGACTTCCCCGGTGACGACATCCCCGTGATCAAGGTGTCCGGCCTGAAGGCCCTTGAGGGTGATGCCGAATGGGAAGCCAAGATCACCGAACTGATGGAAGCCGTTGACAGCGGCATCCCCGAGCCCGAGCGCGAAATCGACAAGCCCTTCCTGATGGCTGTTGAAGACGTGTTCTCGATCACCGGTCGTGGCACCGTGGCCACCGGCCGTATCGAGCGCGGAAAGGTGAAGGTGGGCGAGACCGTGCAGATCGTGGGCATCAAAGACACCCGCGAAACCACCGTCACCGGCGTGGAGATGTTCCGCAAGCTGCTCGACGAGGGCATGGCTGGCGACAACGTGGGTCTTCTCCTGCGTGGCGTTCAGAAGGAAGACATCGAGCGCGGCATGGTGCTCGTGAAGCCCAACTCCATCAAGCCCCACACCAAGTTTGAGGGTGAGGTGTACGTGTTGAAGAAGGAAGAAGGCGGCCGCCACACCCCCTTCTTTGCCGGCTACCGCCCGCAGTTCTACATCCGTACCACCGATGTGACTGGCCAGATCACTGCCTTCACCGCGGACGACGGTTCCAACGTGGAAATGGTGATGCCCGGTGACCGCATCAAGATGACCGGTGAGCTGATCTGCCCCGTGGCCATCGAGCAGGGCATGCGCTTCGCTATCCGCGAAGGCGGCCGCACCATCGGTGCCGGCGTGGTGTCCAAGATCATCGAATGA